One Fusarium falciforme chromosome 1, complete sequence genomic window carries:
- a CDS encoding MFS domain-containing protein produces MESTVEARIKLAYKNRWRTLYNNPKLIVIALFASFGGFEYGYQQGVLGQSLVMTRFKDNFPSVVESSSATGWLTSILQLGGILGSLSAGVLGEVISRKYTMFSACCWVILGSYLYVGATYHNPSMLYAGRFFTGIGVGTFSGVGPLYNAELSSPELRGFLVSFYQFCTILGIMLSFWIGYGSNYIGGHGDGQSNLAWMLPSIIQGIPAVLLALGIWWLPFSPRWLVKKGRDEEAIKTLSYLRNLPIEHQLIQVEYKEIKAESLFEQRAFAKQFPNLAAKEQGNMWVREFAQYYNIVRTWDNFKRVATAWLVMFWQQWSGIDAIIYYASQVFERLGLTGGTQALLATGVTGVVFFVSTLPAMAIIDKVGRKPMLYAGSVVMWISMVIAGIIVAKFQHDWESHAAAGWVAVAFIWVYVGAFGATWGPVSWTLVAEIFPLSIRSKGSSIGASSNWLNNFAVAFYVPPMFETLEWGTYIFFAGFLACSIVWLYFCLPETKGATLEDMDRIFGSRTGEEDAKMLDEARRDVGLGPEFEIDALKAEKMLMEGEEAEARPTSHHENA; encoded by the exons ATGGAGTCGACAGTTGAGGCGCGAATCAAGCTCGCCTACAAGAATCGGTGGAGGACTCTCTACAACAACCCcaagctcatcgtcatcgccctcTTTGCCTC ATTCGGTGGTTTTGAATATGGCTACCAGCAGGGTGTTCTCGGCCAGTCCTTGGTCATGACTCGCTTCAAGGACAACTTTCCCTCCGTCGTCGAGTCCTCCAGCGCTACCGGCTGGCTCACCTCTATTCTACAGCTTGGAGGTATCCTGGGCTCGCTGTCTGCCGGTGTCCTCGGCGAGGTCATCTCAAGAAAGTACACCATGTTCTCAGCCTGCTGTTGGGTCATTCTGGGCAGCTACCTTTACGTCGGCGCCACATACCACAACCCTTCCATGCTCTACGCCGGCCGATTCTTCACTGGTATCGGTGTCGGAACTTTCTCTGGTGTTGG CCCCCTGTACAACGCCGAGCTCTCCTCTCCCGAACTCCGAGGTTTCCTTGTCTCCTTCTATCAATTCTGCACCATCCTCGGTATCATGCTTTCGTTCTGGATCGGATACGGCAGTAACTACATCGGAGGTCACGGTGACGGCCAGAGCAACCTCGCTTGGATGCTCCCCTCTATCATTCAGGGAATCCCCgccgtcctcctcgccctggGTATCTGGTGGCTTCCCTTCTCCCCTCGATGGCTCGTCAAGAAGGGCCGCGATGAGGAGGCTATCAAGACCCTCTCGTACCTCCGAAACCTTCCCATTGAGCATCAACTCATTCAAGTCGAATACAAGGAAATCAAGGCCGAGTCTTTGTTTGAACAGCGAGCCTTTGCCAAGCAGTTCCCCAACCTCGCGGCCAAGGAACAGGGCAACATGTGGGTGCGGGAGTTTGCCCAGTACTATAACATTGTGCGGACTTGGGACAACTTTAAGCGTGTTGCTACGGCCTGGCTAGTCATGTTTTGGCAGCAGTGGAG CGGTATCGACGCTATCATTTACTATGCCAGCCAAGTGTTCGAGAGGCTTGGTCTGACCGGCGGAACCCAGGCCCTACTTGCCACCGGCGTGACTGGTGTCGTTTTCTTTGTGTCGACCCTTCCTGCCATGGCTATTATCGATAAAGTGGGCCGCAAGCCCATGTTGTACGCCGGATCGGTCGTGATGTGGATTTCCATGGTGATCGCCGGAATCATCGTCGCCAAGTTCCAACACGACTGGGAATCTCACGCGGCAGCTGGCTGGGTAGCAGTTGCCTTCATCTGGGTCTATGTTGGAGCATTCGGAGCCACATGGGGGCCAGTTTCGTGGACTTTGGTTGCTGAAATCTTTCCTCTATCTATCCGATCGAAGGGTTCTTCGATCGGTGCGTCGAGCAACTGG CTTAACAACTTCGCGGTTGCCTTCTACGTTCCCCCCATGTTCGAAACGCTGGAATGGGGCACATACATCTTCTTCGCCGGTTTCCTCGCGTGCAGCATTGTCTGGCTGTATTTTTGCCTTCCTGAGACTAAGGGAGCCACTCTTGAGGACATGGATCGTATCTTTGGAAGCCGAACTGGTGAGGAGGATGCCAAGATGCTGGACGAGGCCCGCCGTGACGTTGGTCTGGGACCCGAGTTTGAGATTGATGCTCTTAAGGCGGAGAAGATGCTTatggagggcgaggaagccGAGGCCAGGCCTACTTCTCACCATGAGAATGCCTAG
- a CDS encoding Malic enzyme, producing MAEESKFGNLPLSTKGPIHCALTGASLLNTPYLNKGSAFPVEERRKFNLIGLLPQGVQTLEQQCKRAYDQYSTRPNDLAKNTFLTSLKDQNEVLYYKLIQLHLDEMMSVVYTPTEGDAIQNYSRLFRRPEGCYLNIHEQDQVHDNLAQWGNAEDIDYIVVTDGEEILGIGDQGVGGILISVAKLVLTTLCGGIHPNRTLPVVLDCGTDNEELLNDELYLGLREKRVRGEEYGKFVDTFVQSARKLYPKAYIHFEDFGLSNARRLLDRYRPDFACFNDDVQGTGCVTLAAIMAGLHVSKQKLKDLRMVVFGAGSAGLGIADQVRDAIATEGDISHEEASKQIWLIDKPGLLTSEIEVSDAQKSFIKAASEWKDKDTDLLSVIKAVRPNVLVGTSTVPGAFTEDVIKAMAEHHERPIVLPLSNPTRLHEAKPEDILNWTNGKALVATGSPFPPVKGPWGESGSEVTIDIAECNNSVVFPGIGPACVLSRAEHLTDRMLVAAVEAVASLSPALKDPTAPLLPDVNSVRDVSARIARHVIQVALNDDEATQEGIPEEDEELEEWIKEQMWNPAYRPLKFVEMETATREARGELKRAGTVHRTGHL from the exons ATGGCTGAAGAGTCCAAGTTCGGGAATCTTCCCCTCAGCACTAAGGGCCCTATCCACTGTGCTCTCACCGGCGCATCCCTCCTCAACACTCCCTATCTCAACAAGGGTTCTGCGTTTCCGGTGGAGGAGCGGCGCAAATTCAACCTCATAGGGTTGCTCCCCCAGGGCGTTCAGACGCTTGAGCAGCAGTGCAAGCGCGCATACGATCAGTACTCGACCCGGCCAAACGACCTAGCCAAGAACACCTTTCTCACCTCACTCAAGGATCAGAATGAGGTGCTCTACTACAAG CTGATCCAGCTCCATctggatgagatgatgagcGTGGTGTATACTCCAACAGAAGGCGACGCTATCCAGAACTACTCTCGACTGTTTCGACGCCCAGAGGGCTGTTATCTCAACATTCATGAACAGGATCAAGTCCACGACAACCTGGCCCAGTGGGGAAATGCCGAGGATATCGACTACATCGTAGTGACTG ACGGCGAGGAGATCCTCGGCATCGGTGACCAAGGCGTTGGAGGCATCCTCATCTCAGTTGCCAAACTCGTCCTCACCACTCTCTGTGGAGGTATTCACCCAAACCGCACTCTCCCTGTCGTCCTTGACTGCGGGACGGACAAtgaggagcttctcaacgACGAGCTGTACCTAGGCCTCAGAGAGAAGCGTGTCCGCGGCGAAGAGTACGGCAAGTTTGTCGACACCTTTGTCCAGTCGGCAAGAAAGCTGTATCCAAAGGCATACATCCACTTTGAGGACTTTGGGCTCAGCAACG CGAGACGTCTTCTGGACCGCTACCGCCCAGACTTTGCCTGCTTCAACGATGATGTCCAGGGCACCGGCTGTGTCACTCTGGCGGCCATCATGGCAGGCCTCCACGTCAGCAAGCAAAAGCTCAAGGACCTCCGTATGGTTGTCTTTGGAGCCGGAAGCGCCGGTCTTGGCATTGCAGATCAGGTGCGAGATGCCATCGCAACCGAGGGGGACATCAGCCATGAGGAGGCGTCGAAGCAGATCTG GTTGATTGACAAGCCTGGTCTCCTCACGAGCGAGATAGAGGTTTCAGACGCCCAAAAGAGCTTTATCAAGGCCGCGTCGGAGTGGAAAGATAAGGACACCGATCTCCTCTCCGTAATTAAAGCCGTCCGTCCCAACGTCCTCGTCGGCACGTCCACCGTTCCCGGAGCCTTCACCGAGGACGTCATCAAGGCTATGGCCGAGCACCACGAACGTCCCATAGTCCTTCCTCTCTCCAACCCAACAAGACTTCACGAGGCTAAACCCGAGGATATCCTCAACTGGACCAACGGCAAGGCCCTCGTCGCTACTGGCTCTCCTTTCCCACCTGTCAAGGGTCCCTGGGGCGAGTCTGGCTCTGAAGTTACCATCGACATCGCAGAGTGCAATAACTCAGTTGTTTTCCCGGGTATCGGCCCGGCCTGCGTGCTCTCCCGCGCGGAGCACCTGACAGACCGCATGCTCGTGGCTGCAGTAGAGGCCGTGGCCTCACTAAGTCCTGCACTCAAGGATCCTACAGCCCCTCTGCTGCCGGATGTCAACTCTGTGCGAGATGTCAGCGCTCGCATCGCTCGACACGTGATCCAGGTCGCTCTCAACGATGACGAGGCGACACAGGAGGGCATccctgaggaggacgaggagctggaggagtgGATCAAGGAGCAGATGTGGAATCCAGCGTACCGGCCGTTGAAGtttgtcgagatggagacTGCAACCAGAGAGGCACGAGGAGAGCTGAAGCGGGCGGGAACAGTTCATCGCACCGGTCATTTATAA
- a CDS encoding Zn(2)-C6 fungal-type domain-containing protein → MPMDSPSPMTSSNTNNEDQGPFTLTEDHMAQFMSLPWLDDSMAVFGHGVREVPDFGTTWTGEFGGFLEPTTSASLDGENQERLSSLSCIELERGPGNLPTPIPSTIRTLPHSHSDAEPTTDPPVLSKEVLTRTDQKYHGNSRQNTKNVSQDYPSSQSSDDLAMFGNIMQPPAAMLMGGIRRWRYLRRYLLGLGSKNNAVMNALLCLEEVLARDDSDACGQASDSDDSANRIAERYEAAKRQVIDQASGKHHLGEQGMNELLAAVFLLAWIQVIRDRGTERSDSTFPCGQADIIISSGCNWNWYSRQLLSWFNSLDSKATHLGGPPLLSAKALNIVSRYPIQIVSCNYEESKERQNSLGGQEDFQTMSAGSVTDVSEHGDSATVVPALTTVDVKEIVLRAILQPAAEWYLQTQAYFRHIGSLDKHHRSRFTPDDELEVALVGKQFQAELWDLWAQRPSAISLTADDLAKTVAPDMATRLEEIFSVYLASFWILFVYLHRVSWWHLAHTSTVEGALNETWEFMQRSYGERDDCGQYKTVHPALMWPVFVFGAECPDESRRQWAIAQLRGLAKPRPVLEVENGELDTLPAFRMSRGATKNAKRAALLLESLIEKQGEIRGRVDDRDLAMEMFGCHFSIV, encoded by the coding sequence ATGCCGATGGATAGCCCCTCTCCGATGACCTCTTCGAATACCAACAACGAGGATCAAGGTCCGTTCACCCTCACCGAAGACCACATGGCACAATTCATGTCTTTGCCTTGGTTGGACGACTCGATGGCCGTGTTTGGACACGGAGTTCGTGAAGTTCCTGATTTTGGCACGACCTGGACTGGAGAATTTGGAGGTTTCTTGGAACCTACAACTTCAGCGTCTCTCGACGGCGAAAATCAGGAAAGGCTGAGTTCGTTGTCTTGTATCGAGTTGGAACGCGGTCCTGGAAACCTCCCGACGCCAATCCCGTCAACTATCAGAACCCTGCCTCACTCCCATTCTGATGCCGAACCAACGACGGATCCCCCTGTGCTGTCGAAAGAGGTCCTTACGAGAACCGATCAAAAATACCATGGCAACTCTCGGCAGAATACAAAGAATGTCTCTCAGGACTATCCTTCAAGCCAAAGCTCGGATGACCTGGCCATGTTCGGGAACATCATGCAACCCCCGGCTGCAATGTTGATGGGCGGCATCAGGCGATGGCGATACCTCCGGAGAtatcttcttggcctgggtTCAAAGAATAATGCTGTCATGAATGCTCTCCTATGCCTTGAAGAGGTTTTGGCTCGTGATGACTCCGACGCCTGTGGCCAAGCTTCAGATTCAGACGACAGCGCCAACCGAATCGCTGAGCGCTATGAGGCAGCTAAGAGACAGGTTATCGATCAAGCCTCGGGGAAGCATCATCTTGGGGAACAAGGAATGAACGAACTCCTCGCAGCCGTCTTCTTGTTGGCTTGGATTCAGGTCATACGTGACCGGGGCACCGAGCGAAGCGACTCCACGTTTCCTTGTGGCCAAGCCGACATTATCATCAGTAGCGGCTGCAACTGGAACTGGTACTCTCGACAGCTGCTCTCCTGGTTCAATTCGCTTGATAGCAAGGCCACACATCTTGGGGGGCCTCCGCTCCTTTCGGCCAAGGCTCTCAACATCGTCTCCCGCTATCCTATCCAGATCGTCAGCTGCAACTATGAGGAGTCCAAAGAAAGGCAAAATTCCCTTGGAGGCCAAGAGGATTTCCAAACCATGTCAGCCGGGTCTGTGACAGACGTCTCGGAGCACGGAGATAGCGCAACAGTAGTCCCCGCTTTGACAACGGTTGATGTCAAGGAGATTGTGCTCCGTGCCATTCTCCAGCCAGCCGCAGAGTGGTACCTACAGACACAGGCCTACTTCCGGCACATAGGATCTCTTGATAAGCATCATCGTTCAAGGTTTACACCAGACGACGAGCTTGAAGTTGCGCTGGTGGGCAAGCAGTTCCAGGCCGAACTATGGGATCTCTGGGCCCAACGGCCATCTGCCATATCGCTTACTGCTGATGATCTCGCAAAGACTGTGGCGCCAGACATGGCAACTCGCCTTGAAGAGATCTTCAGCGTGTACCTCGCCAGTTTTTGGATTCTCTTTGTTTATCTTCATCGCGTAAGCTGGTGGCATCTGGCTCATACCTCAACAGTGGAGGGAGCATTAAACGAGACGTGGGAGTTCATGCAACGGTCATACGGTGAGCGAGATGATTGTGGCCAGTACAAGACTGTCCACCCTGCCCTCATGTGGCCCGTCTTTGTATTTGGTGCAGAATGTCCAGACGAATCAAGAAGACAGTGGGCTATTGCGCAGCTCAGAGGCCTGGCAAAGCCCAGGCCAGTGTTGGAGGTAGAAAATGGGGAACTCGATACGCTTCCGGCATTCCGGATGAGCCGCGGGGCGACAAAAAATGCGAAGAGGGCGGCGTTGCTGCTCGAATCTCTAATTGAGAAGCAAGGGGAGATTCGTGGCCGAGTTGATGATAGGGATCTTGCTATGGAGATGTTTGGGTGCCATTTCTCGATAGTATGA
- a CDS encoding ABM domain-containing protein, with amino-acid sequence MPIYLSMQRVRFSSPDAYEKFKVLFADTRRHLMTLPGFLHLTWWEHPDDRSWYNECSFWTSRGALYDWHKNTYHKYCKTWAANGAIMEDIITNFELVGTRLLRVCPVCNHTQDKKYNLAEEQAVLHEQCPECGFHFPVLEETPSSFAVFKDVPGLTGTEKTSEVKVEGKEGEEHKEKL; translated from the coding sequence ATGCCCATCTACCTCAGCATGCAGCGCGTCCGCTTCTCAAGCCCAGACGCCTACGAAAAGTTCAAAGTCCTCTTCGCCGACACACGCCGCCACCTCATGACACTTCCCGGGTTCCTGCACCTCACCTGGTGGGAGCACCCGGACGACAGGAGCTGGTACAACGAGTGCAGCTTCTGGACGAGCCGAGGAGCTCTGTACGACTGGCACAAGAACACGTACCACAAGTACTGCAAGACGTGGGCTGCCAACGGCGCCATCATGGAGGATATCATTACAAACTTTGAGCTCGTCGGAACTCGGCTCTTGCGAGTCTGCCCTGTCTGCAACCATACGCAAGATAAGAAATACAACCTTGCGGAGGAGCAGGCTGTTCTGCATGAGCAGTGCCCCGAATGCGGGTTCCACTTCCCCGTCCTCGAGGAGACGCCTTCAAGCTTTGCTGTCTTTAAGGACGTGCCGGGGTTAACAGGGACTGAGAAGACCAGTGAGGTCAAGGTTGAAGgaaaggagggagaggaacACAAGGAAAAGCTGTGA